In the genome of Nocardia terpenica, one region contains:
- a CDS encoding acyl carrier protein: MATISESDVLAALIASAGEPEAQVRAEELLDTTFEELGYDSLALIESVSRLEKRFAVTIPDHLVMDCRTFRELVERANG; encoded by the coding sequence ATGGCAACGATCTCTGAATCCGATGTCCTCGCCGCGCTGATCGCCTCCGCCGGGGAGCCCGAGGCGCAGGTGCGTGCCGAGGAACTGCTCGACACCACCTTCGAGGAGCTCGGATACGACTCGCTGGCCCTGATCGAGAGCGTGTCCCGGCTCGAAAAACGGTTCGCCGTCACGATTCCCGACCACCTCGTCATGGACTGCCGCACCTTCCGCGAACTGGTCGAGCGCGCGAATGGCTGA
- a CDS encoding beta-ketoacyl-[acyl-carrier-protein] synthase family protein, translated as MRVPVITGIGVRAPGSADRAGFWKMLVEGKPAIRTIDYFDPAPFRSRIAAHCDFDPVAEGLTPRECRRMDRATQLAVAAVREAVADSGLDLDAADPHRIGVSLGSATAAATSLEREYLVLSDSGRQWEVDENHLSPYMFDYLCPAAMPAEVAWAVHAQGPVALVSDGCTSGIDAVSAAADLIRSGRADIVVAGAAETPITPIVLASFDAIKATTPHNDPPEAASRPFDADRAGFVLAEGAAIMIIEELAAARARGATIYAAIGGYATRLNAYHMTGLRVDGREMAEAIRIALDRARLDPTAVDYINAHGSGTKQNDRHETAAYKRSLGDHAYRVPISSIKSMVGHSLGAIGSIELAASALAIHTGTIPPTANLDSPDPDCDLDYVPHTARERTVDVALSVGSGFGGFQSAMVLHSAQSVAA; from the coding sequence ATGAGAGTTCCCGTCATCACCGGAATCGGGGTCCGCGCGCCGGGCAGCGCCGATCGCGCCGGATTCTGGAAGATGCTGGTCGAGGGCAAACCCGCGATCCGCACCATCGACTACTTCGACCCCGCGCCCTTTCGCTCCCGCATTGCCGCGCACTGCGATTTCGACCCCGTCGCCGAGGGGCTCACCCCGCGGGAATGTCGCCGCATGGACCGGGCGACCCAGCTGGCGGTGGCCGCGGTGCGCGAGGCCGTCGCCGATTCGGGACTCGACCTCGACGCGGCCGACCCGCACCGGATCGGGGTGAGCCTGGGCAGCGCCACCGCCGCCGCCACCAGCCTGGAGCGCGAATATCTGGTGCTCTCCGACAGCGGGCGGCAGTGGGAGGTCGACGAGAATCACCTGTCGCCCTACATGTTCGACTACCTGTGCCCGGCCGCCATGCCCGCCGAGGTGGCCTGGGCCGTGCACGCCCAGGGCCCGGTCGCGCTGGTGTCCGACGGCTGCACCTCGGGCATCGACGCGGTCAGCGCCGCGGCCGACCTGATCCGGTCGGGCCGGGCCGATATCGTCGTCGCGGGCGCGGCCGAGACCCCGATCACCCCGATCGTGCTGGCCAGCTTCGACGCGATCAAAGCGACCACGCCGCACAACGATCCGCCCGAGGCCGCCTCGCGGCCCTTCGACGCCGACCGGGCGGGTTTCGTGCTCGCCGAGGGCGCCGCCATCATGATCATCGAGGAGCTGGCGGCGGCCCGCGCCCGCGGCGCGACCATCTACGCCGCCATCGGCGGCTACGCCACCCGCCTCAACGCCTATCACATGACCGGGCTGCGGGTCGACGGCCGGGAGATGGCCGAGGCCATCCGCATCGCCCTGGACCGCGCCCGGCTCGACCCGACCGCGGTCGACTACATCAACGCGCACGGCTCCGGCACCAAGCAGAACGATCGCCACGAAACCGCCGCCTACAAGCGCAGTCTCGGCGATCACGCCTATCGGGTGCCGATCAGTTCGATCAAGTCGATGGTCGGGCACTCCCTCGGCGCCATCGGCTCGATCGAACTGGCGGCCTCGGCGCTGGCCATCCACACCGGCACCATCCCGCCGACGGCGAACCTGGACTCGCCCGACCCCGACTGCGATCTGGACTACGTGCCGCACACCGCGCGGGAGCGGACCGTCGACGTCGCCCTCAGCGTCGGCAGCGGTTTCGGCGGCTTCCAGAGCGCCATGGTGCTGCACTCGGCGCAGAGCGTGGCCGCATGA
- a CDS encoding ketosynthase chain-length factor: MSVVLTGIGIVCPTGIGIDRYWDSVLAGRHGIRPLAGAAGNYSSSLAARIEGFDAAQWLSDRLLHQTDVSTRFALAAAELALADSAIDPDALTDYDKGVITSNATGGFEFTHREFRKLWTEGADVVSVYESFAWFYAVNTGQISIRHGMRGPGTVLVAEQAGGLDAIGRARDVVRQGTPFVLCGGVDSSMDPWGWVSHIASGRLTRSTDPDRAYLPFAAEADGYVPGEGGALLVLEDADSASARAAAHRYAEIAGHASTFDAADDQGGPAGLARAIRLALADAGLTPGDVDAVFADAAGVPELDRSESDALTGVFGSTGPPVTAPKSGTGRLYSGGGPLDVATAALCMRDGVLPATPGTTAVRADCAVDLVLGAPRPVDVGVALVLARGRLGFNSALVLTRASSADNSSADNRKDNDGNDL, from the coding sequence ATGAGTGTCGTGCTCACCGGCATCGGCATCGTGTGCCCGACCGGCATCGGCATCGACCGGTACTGGGACAGCGTCCTGGCGGGTAGGCACGGCATCCGTCCCCTGGCGGGCGCGGCCGGGAACTACTCCAGTTCGCTCGCCGCCCGGATCGAGGGATTCGATGCCGCGCAATGGTTGTCGGACCGGCTGCTGCACCAGACCGATGTCTCCACGCGGTTCGCGCTGGCCGCGGCCGAACTGGCGCTGGCGGATTCGGCGATCGACCCGGACGCGCTCACCGACTACGACAAGGGCGTCATCACGTCCAATGCCACCGGCGGATTCGAGTTCACGCACCGGGAATTCCGCAAGTTGTGGACCGAGGGCGCCGATGTCGTCAGCGTGTACGAGTCGTTCGCCTGGTTCTACGCCGTCAATACCGGGCAGATCTCGATCCGGCACGGCATGCGCGGGCCCGGCACCGTGCTGGTCGCCGAGCAGGCGGGCGGACTGGACGCGATCGGGCGGGCGCGCGACGTGGTCCGGCAGGGCACCCCGTTCGTGCTGTGCGGCGGCGTCGACTCCTCGATGGACCCGTGGGGGTGGGTCTCGCACATCGCCAGCGGCCGGTTGACCCGCAGCACCGACCCGGACCGGGCCTACCTGCCCTTCGCCGCGGAGGCCGACGGGTACGTCCCGGGCGAGGGCGGCGCGCTGCTGGTGCTCGAGGACGCCGACTCCGCCTCGGCGCGCGCCGCCGCCCACCGCTACGCCGAGATCGCCGGTCACGCCTCGACGTTCGACGCGGCCGACGATCAGGGCGGCCCGGCGGGGCTGGCCCGCGCGATCCGGCTCGCGCTCGCCGACGCCGGGCTCACCCCCGGCGACGTCGACGCGGTCTTCGCCGACGCGGCCGGGGTGCCGGAGCTCGACCGCAGCGAATCCGACGCCCTGACAGGGGTTTTCGGTAGCACCGGGCCACCGGTCACCGCGCCCAAGAGCGGCACCGGCCGCCTCTACAGCGGGGGCGGTCCGCTCGACGTGGCCACCGCCGCGCTGTGCATGCGCGACGGCGTGCTCCCGGCGACACCCGGAACCACCGCGGTCCGGGCGGACTGCGCGGTCGACCTGGTGCTCGGCGCGCCGCGCCCGGTGGACGTGGGGGTCGCGCTGGTGCTCGCCCGCGGTCGCCTCGGCTTCAACTCGGCCCTGGTGCTCACCCGGGCTTCGTCCGCTGACAACTCGTCCGCCGACAACCGAAAGGACAACGATGGCAACGATCTCTGA